In Luteitalea sp., a genomic segment contains:
- a CDS encoding GPP34 family phosphoprotein: MLTAEDLLLLLLDDETGKPIIDRTKLDHALAGALLVELAVRGCVDIADRGEKVRKGRLIVRDASPIGDEVLDKALRLVSDKEGSKPVSVLKQLGKGLRDRLLDRLADRGILRREQGTILGLFPTRRWPTADARHETEIRASLHDALVNGHPPDQRAGALISLLLAVDGLRKVVDTRDKRAMKRRAKEIAQGAWAADAVQKAVKAVDDAVMAAIIATTVVSSNHG; this comes from the coding sequence ATGCTCACAGCCGAGGACTTGCTGCTGTTGTTGCTCGACGATGAGACCGGCAAGCCGATCATCGACCGAACGAAGTTGGACCACGCTCTGGCTGGTGCCCTGCTAGTGGAGCTTGCTGTCCGCGGGTGCGTGGACATTGCCGATCGTGGCGAGAAGGTGAGAAAGGGGCGTCTCATCGTCCGTGATGCTTCCCCGATCGGCGATGAGGTGCTAGACAAGGCGCTGCGGCTTGTCTCCGATAAGGAGGGCAGCAAGCCGGTGTCGGTTCTCAAACAGCTAGGTAAGGGTCTACGAGATCGACTGCTCGATCGGTTGGCCGACCGCGGTATTCTTCGGCGCGAACAGGGAACGATCCTCGGGTTGTTCCCGACCCGCCGCTGGCCGACGGCAGACGCCCGACACGAGACGGAGATTCGCGCGTCCCTGCACGACGCGCTCGTGAATGGTCACCCACCTGATCAGCGCGCCGGTGCGCTGATCTCCCTGCTGCTCGCCGTTGACGGACTTCGCAAGGTCGTCGACACGCGAGACAAGCGCGCGATGAAACGCAGAGCCAAGGAGATTGCGCAAGGCGCCTGGGCAGCCGACGCCGTCCAAAAGGCGGTCAAAGCCGTTGATGATGCTGTCATGGCCGCGATCATTGCCACAACGGTTGTCTCGTCCAACCACGGTTGA